A region of the Agrobacterium sp. RAC06 genome:
GGATATTGCTCTTCAGGCCTGGCTGAAACGTGATGAGCTGGCGCTTCCGCCGTTTATCTATGTCGGCGATCCCGAGGTCCTGAAGGTTCGCGCCCGCCAGTTGGAACTCGACGTTACCGTCGAGGAGACGGATGCGGCGCATGCAAGCGACGTCTTCGTCCGCGCGCTTCCGGTTCTTCCCATTCCGACGGGCGTCGATGTCTTGGCCGGAAAGCCGCATGTGGCGAATGCCCGCGGCACGATCACAGCAATCGAGACGGCCGTCGCCCTGTGCCTCTCGGGTGCAGTGCGCGCGGTCGTGACCAATCCGATTGCAAAATCCGTGCTGTACGAAGCCGGCTTCGGGTTTCCCGGGCATACCGAGTTTCTCGCCGATCTCGCGGCGCGTGCAAAGGGTGGCTCCGTAATGCCGGTCATGATGCTCGCGGGGCCGAAGCTGAAGGCCGTACCCGTGACCATACACATTCCGCTGAAAGATGTTCCCGGCGCCCTGACCGAAGCCTTGATCGTCGCCACCTGCCGGATCGTCGCGCAGGATCTCGCCGATCGGTTCGGGATCGCCTCCCCGCGACTGGCGGTCGCCGGCCTTAATCCGCATGCGGGCGAGAATGGCGCGATCGGCCATGAAGACGATGATATCATCCACCCGGCGATCGGCAGGCTGCGTGACGAGGGCATCGATGCGTTTGGCCCCCTGCCCGCCGACACCATGTTCCACGACGATGCGCGTGATCGATACGACGTGGCGATCTGCATGTATCACGACCAGGCACTGATACCGGCCAAAGCCCTCGGCTTCGACGACAGCGTCAACGTAACGCTCGGACTTCCCTTCATCCGCACCTCGCCTGACCACGGAACGGCTTTCGGTCTCGCGGGCAGCGGTTTCGCCAAGGAAACCAGCCTCGTTGCAGCCTTGCGGATGGCTGATCGAATGGCGCATGCGCGGAATGCATCTCGCTGATGGCCGCGCTCGATGGACTGCCGCCGCTGCGCGACGTGATTGCGCGCCATGGACTGGATGCCAAGAAGGCGCTCGGACAGAACTTCCTGCTCGATCTGAACCTGACCCAGAAGGTGGCCCGCAATGCCGGGTCACTTGAAGGTGTGACGGTGATCGAGGTCG
Encoded here:
- the pdxA gene encoding 4-hydroxythreonine-4-phosphate dehydrogenase PdxA; the protein is MTNGVLPLALSQGDPAGIGPDIALQAWLKRDELALPPFIYVGDPEVLKVRARQLELDVTVEETDAAHASDVFVRALPVLPIPTGVDVLAGKPHVANARGTITAIETAVALCLSGAVRAVVTNPIAKSVLYEAGFGFPGHTEFLADLAARAKGGSVMPVMMLAGPKLKAVPVTIHIPLKDVPGALTEALIVATCRIVAQDLADRFGIASPRLAVAGLNPHAGENGAIGHEDDDIIHPAIGRLRDEGIDAFGPLPADTMFHDDARDRYDVAICMYHDQALIPAKALGFDDSVNVTLGLPFIRTSPDHGTAFGLAGSGFAKETSLVAALRMADRMAHARNASR